A DNA window from Halostella litorea contains the following coding sequences:
- a CDS encoding MBL fold metallo-hydrolase — MDRITLSNSAFEGNNNAYLFDDGPETVLIDTGDWMDATRAQLEEALSDHGVAIEDIDRIFLTHWHPDHTGLAGAIQSRSGAEVYVHADDAPLVAGDVEEWEALHGMQERYFDEWGIPDPEQATLRERMALPSMDDSPEVTPMEDGDTFAVNGHDLRVVHTSGHAAGLCLFETTLDGADVVFTGDALLPEYTPNVGGADVRVDEPLEKYLRALRAIADAEYARAWPGHRDPIDDPTARAEHIIHHHEERALRVLQVLEGSGPLDTWEVSAELFGDLDGIHILHGPGEAYAHLEHLERAGAVVEQGRTYRISDRASDELKRHTSQRWDLGL, encoded by the coding sequence ATGGACCGTATCACGCTGTCGAACTCCGCGTTCGAGGGAAACAACAACGCGTACCTCTTCGACGACGGGCCCGAAACGGTGCTCATCGATACGGGCGACTGGATGGATGCGACACGAGCGCAGTTGGAAGAGGCATTATCCGACCACGGGGTCGCCATCGAGGATATCGACCGGATCTTCCTGACCCACTGGCACCCCGACCACACCGGCCTGGCCGGAGCGATCCAATCGCGAAGTGGCGCGGAAGTGTACGTACACGCCGACGACGCTCCGCTCGTCGCCGGGGACGTGGAGGAGTGGGAAGCCTTACACGGAATGCAGGAGCGGTATTTCGACGAGTGGGGGATCCCGGACCCCGAACAGGCCACGCTCCGGGAACGGATGGCCCTGCCGTCGATGGATGACTCACCGGAGGTGACTCCGATGGAGGACGGCGATACGTTCGCCGTCAACGGCCACGACCTGCGCGTCGTCCACACGTCGGGGCACGCTGCGGGGTTGTGCCTGTTCGAGACGACCCTCGACGGGGCCGACGTCGTCTTCACGGGGGACGCACTGCTCCCCGAGTACACACCGAACGTCGGCGGTGCTGACGTACGGGTGGACGAACCGCTCGAAAAGTATCTTCGCGCACTCCGGGCCATCGCGGACGCGGAATACGCTCGCGCATGGCCCGGCCATCGTGACCCCATCGACGATCCGACCGCCCGGGCCGAACACATCATCCACCATCACGAGGAACGGGCGCTGCGCGTGCTGCAGGTGCTCGAAGGATCGGGCCCGCTCGACACGTGGGAGGTTAGCGCCGAGTTGTTCGGGGATCTGGACGGCATTCACATCCTCCATGGGCCGGGCGAGGCGTACGCTCACCTCGAACATCTAGAGCGGGCGGGCGCCGTCGTCGAGCAGGGTCGGACGTATCGTATCTCCGACCGCGCGAGCGACGAGTTGAAGCGGCATACAAGTCAGCGCTGGGACCTCGGGTTGTAG
- a CDS encoding DUF7344 domain-containing protein, which produces MSPNNDPADESGEQSLTDIPLSLDAILDILANHRRRFLLEYLWDQPENVGSFEEATKYTVLKMGRKQGVQPNHDDVQVDLQHHHLPKMADAGVIEYDIRSQTIRYHENERLETAYERVNELTVT; this is translated from the coding sequence ATGTCTCCTAATAACGATCCCGCTGACGAGTCAGGAGAACAGTCACTAACTGATATCCCCTTATCCCTTGACGCGATTCTCGACATTCTGGCGAATCACCGTCGTCGATTCCTCTTGGAATATCTGTGGGACCAGCCCGAGAATGTCGGGTCCTTTGAGGAAGCAACTAAATATACAGTGCTGAAAATGGGGCGAAAGCAAGGTGTACAACCAAATCACGACGACGTTCAGGTTGATCTCCAGCATCACCACCTACCAAAGATGGCTGACGCTGGCGTCATTGAGTACGATATCCGGAGTCAAACGATCCGCTATCACGAAAACGAACGCCTCGAGACGGCCTACGAACGAGTGAACGAGCTTACCGTGACCTGA
- a CDS encoding HalOD1 output domain-containing protein, which yields MNQVQTATAEAGNLSESVVEAMAKAESVDPMELTPPLYEVIDPDAIDRVFAPTPSNERRRGHLSFSYNGYVVNVSGDGSVCVEKPEE from the coding sequence ATGAACCAGGTTCAGACCGCAACAGCAGAGGCCGGGAATCTTAGCGAATCGGTAGTTGAAGCGATGGCCAAAGCAGAGAGCGTCGACCCGATGGAACTTACTCCCCCGTTGTACGAAGTAATCGACCCGGATGCCATAGACAGAGTCTTTGCCCCCACGCCGTCCAACGAACGAAGACGTGGACACTTGTCCTTCTCCTACAATGGATACGTAGTCAACGTCAGCGGTGACGGCTCCGTCTGTGTCGAAAAGCCGGAAGAATAG
- a CDS encoding Lrp/AsnC family transcriptional regulator translates to MVLDKLDNVDKGILYLLQQNARDNTTAGIAEKVGVSSSTVGNRIQKLEENGVITGYHPTVNYEKAGLDHHLLAIGTVPYGRRGTLGKQILAVSGVVSIRELLTNKQNVAIELVGYSRKYIESALDELKELGVTIERIEMMKRERTQPFDDLGKEYTTEGDTG, encoded by the coding sequence ATGGTTCTGGATAAACTCGACAACGTCGACAAAGGCATTCTGTATCTTCTCCAGCAGAATGCCCGGGACAATACGACGGCTGGTATAGCTGAGAAGGTAGGTGTCTCCTCCAGTACGGTCGGGAATCGGATCCAGAAGCTGGAGGAAAACGGTGTTATAACTGGATATCACCCTACCGTCAACTATGAGAAGGCTGGGCTGGACCACCACCTGCTCGCCATCGGCACAGTTCCGTACGGGCGTCGGGGGACACTGGGCAAACAGATTCTTGCGGTGTCGGGGGTAGTGAGCATTCGGGAACTGCTGACCAACAAACAGAACGTCGCTATCGAACTGGTGGGCTACTCACGGAAGTATATCGAGTCAGCCCTCGACGAACTGAAAGAACTTGGTGTTACTATTGAACGGATAGAGATGATGAAGCGGGAACGGACCCAGCCTTTTGACGATCTGGGAAAGGAGTACACGACCGAGGGGGACACTGGGTAA
- a CDS encoding FAS1-like dehydratase domain-containing protein, with protein sequence MEEPKQGRTITYERTFTVEEVQQFASLSGDDQPRHVEPDDDGRVMVQGLLTATMPTKLGGDHEVLATEMEFEFHQPVYTGERVVCYATYETVVERDDRFELTWDVTCENEAEDVVLDAMIYGLIWKDN encoded by the coding sequence ATGGAGGAACCCAAGCAGGGACGGACCATCACGTACGAACGGACGTTCACCGTCGAAGAGGTCCAACAGTTTGCGTCTCTCTCCGGTGATGACCAGCCCCGACACGTCGAACCGGACGACGACGGCCGAGTGATGGTTCAGGGCCTCCTGACGGCAACGATGCCCACCAAGTTAGGTGGTGACCACGAGGTGCTGGCGACGGAAATGGAGTTCGAGTTCCACCAACCAGTGTACACGGGTGAGCGAGTCGTCTGTTATGCGACCTACGAGACCGTCGTCGAACGGGACGACCGCTTCGAGTTGACGTGGGACGTTACCTGTGAGAACGAAGCCGAGGACGTAGTGCTGGACGCGATGATTTACGGGCTTATCTGGAAGGACAACTGA